Proteins encoded within one genomic window of Thunnus albacares chromosome 13, fThuAlb1.1, whole genome shotgun sequence:
- the chek1 gene encoding serine/threonine-protein kinase Chk1, with product MAVPFVQDWDLVQTLGEGAYGEVRLLVNRQTEEAVAVKVIDTSQAKECAENVKKEVCIHKMLNHHNIVRFFGHRKEGPTVYLFLEYCTGGELFDRIEPDVGMAEKDAHRFFQQLIGAVEYLHGVGITHRDIKPENILLDDKDNLKLTDFGLATMFRFKGRERLLNRLCGTLPYVAPELLSQTEYKAQPADIWACGIVLAAMLAGELPWDQPSESCQEYSDWLQKKTYLPPWKKIQPMPLSLLSKLLLASPDTRIDIAGIQKDRWFTQGVKQPPASLGSTGNKQLRSDVELISRASSDDRMQFSSSQPDLAAGGWEAMLLIGQTDGQVSFSQPTKPEHMLLGSQLVGTPGASQTPFQRLVRRMTRFFTTVNAESSLSALKDVCNNLGLGFKLTCTKQVTVSTLDKRNNKLIFKVHLLEMDQRVLLDFRLSKGDGLEFKRLFVRIKQKLGDIISTQKILLPIT from the exons ATGGCGGTGCCTTTTGTGCAGGACTGGGACCTTGTTCAGACTCTGGGAGAAGGAGCTTATGGAGA AGTGAGGCTGCTggtgaacagacagactgaggagGCGGTAGCAGTGAAGGTGATTGATACCTCTCAGGCTAAAGAGTGCGCTGAAAATGTCAAGAAGGAGGTCTGCATCCATAAG ATGCTCAACCACCACAACATCGTACGTTTTTTTGGCCATCGGAAAGAAGGACCAACTGTGTACCTCTTCCTGGAGTACTGCACCGGAGGAGAGCTGTTCGACCGAATAG AGCCCGATGTGGGGATGGCGGAGAAAGACGCTCACAGATTTTTCCAGCAGCTCATCGGGGCTGTG GAGTATCTCCACGGTGTTGGCATCACCCACAGAGACATAAAGCCAGAGAATATTTTGTTGGATGACAAAG aTAACCTGAAGCTGACAGATTTTGGCCTGGCGACTATGTTTCGTTTCAAAGGACGAGAGCGTCTTCTGAATCGACTCTGTGGGACTCTTCCCTACGTGGCTCCGGAGCTTCTCAGCCAAACAGAGTACAAAGCTCAGCCTGCAGACATCTGGGCTTGTGGGATTGTCCTCGCTGCCATGTTGGCTGGAG AGTTGCCGTGGGACCAGCCCTCTGAGAGCTGTCAAGAGTATTCAGATTGGCTCCAGAAGAAAACGTACCTACCTCCTTGGAAGAAAATACAACCAATGCCTCTTA GTTTGTTGTCCAAGTTACTGCTGGCCAGTCCGGACACACGCATCGACATTGCAGGAATACAGAAAGACCGCTGGTTCACTCAAG gtgtAAAGCAACCACCAGCTTCTCTGGGCTCAACGGGGAACAAACAGCTCCGATCTGATGTAGAACTCATTTCCCGAGCCAGCAG TGATGATAGGATGCAGTTCTCCAGCTCCCAGCCTGATCTTGCAGCAGGCGGCTGGGAGGCCATGTTGTTAATCGGTCAAACTGACGGTCAAGTCAGCTTCTCCCAGCCGACCAAGCCTGAGCACATGTTGCTGGGTAGTCAGCTAGTGGGCACACCGGGAGCCAGTCAG ACGCCGTTTCAGAGATTAGTGAGAAGAATGACGCGTTTCTTCACCACCGTAAACGCTgaatcctccctctctgccctgAAAGACGTCTGCAACAACCTTGGACTTGGCTTCAAACTCACCTGCACCAAACAG GTGACAGTGAGCACACTGGACAAACGCAACAACAAACTCATCTTCAAAGTCCATTTGTTAGAGATGGATCAGAGAGTGCTGCTGGACTTCAGACTGTCTAAG GGTGATGGTCTGGAGTTTAAGCGTCTCTTTGTGAGGATAAAGCAAAAGctgggtgacatcatcagcaccCAGAAGATTTTACTCCCCATCACATGA
- the LOC122995556 gene encoding V-set and immunoglobulin domain-containing protein 10-like 2 isoform X1, with product MVAQLLGLAFPFLLTNLFDLSYAVEINPNGEVVYQDTSVYGVVNKAVILECGSTSPDMYIWSFTKPGTEAIKAVVYDLGPGPRIQQLAQTLGQLTVISKSAAVSIEKLPLAAQGLYTCQAFYDIDKEPKVYYYYVHLTVRVPVTKPYLLVSDVSPVEGSTMWMRCNLENGTGPIQYVWQHETRSGNISTFAQSNTSVVNVTDVNRNHTGWYRCVVSNAVNSERSDRIWLDIIFGPDIPQIDVTPYTLTERGYSALERETVSLLCQAQSNPPSQYVWFYNNSQVYTGPQLTITKILRMHTGDYACLAQNTYLNTRSKKTISLTVYYPPDGSPSCSVEPALNHTSLRLHCSWSGGFPSASLHWTRDLKRVRQNDTNTGQQANPLTNTAILLPSEGLTSNNSLFTCMGSHPALKQSTECSTHTYVPPAEPVCSAYVTNNKQYLMLSCSWDGGAPKALVWWEGPGGQGKGGEENSNILILRYGTAHSEKPYTCHAKHPLLVQTKTCRLTLEAPVLLTQRRVVSVYEGSDVQLTCNLRANYLPVSEITWFNNQGIGVEDTSKYTLLRTSAWANLTVRDTEETQDSGEYRCSTSNAVGGTEINVTLVVKRHPMPPNTTLVKVTYNSRKRNEVELEWQIENQAEKGGSWTGFILEHMWVSERPGRRGSSNDSKKETEERIGPPVWYRNIIQDPEVRSHTVGSLTPTVTYQFRITSLNHRTVGHPSAAKSPAEPRFNAYPAVIGAAIGGMLFAAIVTALLLVYIIRNRNNNPRLHDMLFGLQHSQSRENINFPEDEVVGGSDGGIEEIGGLSSPGPTMALPRASSPLTTSPPSAPPTISQAPPPGDDDEPVSVTITVKATGS from the exons ATGGTGGCCCAACTGCTAGGGCTGGCCTTTCCATTTCTGCTTACCAACCTGTTTGACTTATCATATG cGGTGGAGATCAATCCCAACGGGGAGGTGGTGTACCAGGATACCAGTGTGTATGGTGTGGTGAACAAAGCTGTGATCCTGGAGTGCGGTTCCACCTCACCTGACATGTACATATGGAGCTTCACCAAGCCTGGTACTGAAGCTATAAAAGCGGTGGTGTATGATTTGGGGCCAGGACCGAGGATCCAGCAGCTCGCCCAGACGCTCGGACAGCTGACAGTCATCTCAAAAAGTGCTGCTGTAAGCATTGAGAAACTGCCTCTGGCTGCACAGGGCCTGTACACCTGCCAGGCCTTCTATGACATAGACAAGGAGCCCAAAGTCTACTACTACTACGTGCACCTCACTGTCCGGG TTCCGGTCACTAAGCCTTACCTCCTGGTGAGTGATGTATCTCCAGTGGAGGGATCCACCATGTGGATGCGTTGCAATCTGGAAAATGGGACTGGACCGATCCAGTATGTGTGGCAACATGAAACCCGCAGTGGAAACATCTCAACCTTTGCACAGAGCAACACTAGCGTGGTCAACGTGACTGATGTCAACCGCAACCACACTGGCTGGTACCGCTGCGTGGTCAGCAATGCGGTCAACAGCGAGCGGTCCGACCGCATATGGCTGGATATCATCT TTGGCCCGGACATTCCTCAGATAGACGTGACCCCGTACACTCTGACAGAGCGAGGCTACTCGGCcctggagagagagactgttTCTTTACTGTGTCAAGCCCAGTCCAACCCTCCCAGTCAGTACGTCTGGTTCTACAACAACTCGCAGGTCTACACCGGGCCGCAGCTCACCATCACCAAGATCCTCCGCATGCACACCGGCGACTACGCCTGCTTGGCACAGAACACCTACCTCAATACACGCTCCAAAAAAACCATCAGCCTGACTGTCTACT ATCCACCTGATGGCTCCCCTTCCTGCTCTGTGGAGCCGGCTCTGAATCACACCTCCCTGAGACTGCACTGCTCCTGGTCTGGTGGATTCCCCTCTGCCTCCCTCCACTGGACCAGAGATCTGAAACGTGTGAGACAAAATGACACCAACACGGGGCAGCAAGCAAATCCCCTGACCAACACTGCCATCTTGCTGCCGTCTGAAGGCCTGACTTCCAacaatagtttgtttacgtGCATGGGCTCCCACCCTGCGCTCAAACAGTCGACAGAGTGCAGCACACACACGT ATGTTCCCCCTGCAGAGCCGGTGTGTTCTGCCTATGTGACTAATAACAAGCAGTACCTGATGCTGTCCTGCTCCTGGGATGGAGGGGCCCCGAAAGCCTTGGTGTGGTGGGAGGGTCCAGGTGGCCAGGGCAAGGGCGGGGAAGAGAACTCCAACATCCTGATCCTTCGCTACGGCACTGCCCACAGTGAGAAACCCTACACCTGCCATGCTAAACATCCACTTCTGGTCCAAACCAAGACCTGCAGGCTCACACTGG AGGCCCCTGTGTTGCTGACTCAGCGCAGAGTTGTGTCTGTATATGAAGGGAGTGACGTCCAGCTCACCTGCAACCTGAGAGCCAACTATCTTCCTGTCAGTGAAATAACCTGGTTTAACAATCAGGGCATAGGTGTGGAGGATACATCCAAGTACACGCTGCTGCGAACATCTGCATGGGCCAATCTGACTGTGCGAGACACAGAGGAGACTCAAGACAGCGGCGAGTACAGGTGCTCCACTTCCAACGCAGTGGGAGGAACTGAAATCAATGTCACATTAGTGGTCAAGA gGCACCCCATGCCACCCAACACAACCCTGGTCAAAGTGACATACAACAGCCGAAAGCGTAACGAGGTGGAGCTTGAGTGGCAGATAGAAAACCAAGCAGAGAAAGGAGGCAGCTGGACAGGTTTTATCCTGGAGCACATGTGGGTGTCAGAACGGCCAGGGAGGAGAGGCAGCAGCAATGATTCAAAGAAGGAGACGGAGGAAAGAATTGGCCCCCCAGTCTGGTACCGAAACATCATCCAGGACCCGGAGGTCAGAAGTCATACAGTAGGGAGCCTGACACCAACTGTTACCTACCAGTTCCGCATCACATCTCTCAACCACCGCACTGTCGGACACCCTTCAGCAGCAAAGAGTCCAG CTGAACCACGCTTCAATGCCTATCCCGCTGTGATCGGAGCAGCTATAGGGGGGATGCTCTTTGCAGCCATTGTCACGGCGCTGTTGCTCGTGTACATAATCCGCAACCGCAACAACAATCCTC GGCTACATGACATGCTGTTTGGCTT GCAGCACAGCCAGTCAAGGGAAAACATCAACTTCCCAGAGGACGAGGTAGTTGGCGGGTCAGATGGAGGAATAGAGGAGATTGGTGGATTATCGAGTCCAG GTCCAACTATGGCTTTACCCCGGGCATCTTCACCCTTAACCACGTCACCCCCAAGTGCCCCTCCCACCATCAGCCAAGCCCCTCCCCCTGGAGATGATGACGAGCCTGTCAGCGTCACCATCACTGTCAAGGCCACAGGCTCCTAG
- the LOC122995556 gene encoding V-set and immunoglobulin domain-containing protein 10-like 2 isoform X2: MVAQLLGLAFPFLLTNLFDLSYAVEINPNGEVVYQDTSVYGVVNKAVILECGSTSPDMYIWSFTKPGTEAIKAVVYDLGPGPRIQQLAQTLGQLTVISKSAAVSIEKLPLAAQGLYTCQAFYDIDKEPKVYYYYVHLTVRVPVTKPYLLVSDVSPVEGSTMWMRCNLENGTGPIQYVWQHETRSGNISTFAQSNTSVVNVTDVNRNHTGWYRCVVSNAVNSERSDRIWLDIIFGPDIPQIDVTPYTLTERGYSALERETVSLLCQAQSNPPSQYVWFYNNSQVYTGPQLTITKILRMHTGDYACLAQNTYLNTRSKKTISLTVYYPPDGSPSCSVEPALNHTSLRLHCSWSGGFPSASLHWTRDLKRVRQNDTNTGQQANPLTNTAILLPSEGLTSNNSLFTCMGSHPALKQSTECSTHTYVPPAEPVCSAYVTNNKQYLMLSCSWDGGAPKALVWWEGPGGQGKGGEENSNILILRYGTAHSEKPYTCHAKHPLLVQTKTCRLTLEAPVLLTQRRVVSVYEGSDVQLTCNLRANYLPVSEITWFNNQGIGVEDTSKYTLLRTSAWANLTVRDTEETQDSGEYRCSTSNAVGGTEINVTLVVKRHPMPPNTTLVKVTYNSRKRNEVELEWQIENQAEKGGSWTGFILEHMWVSERPGRRGSSNDSKKETEERIGPPVWYRNIIQDPEVRSHTVGSLTPTVTYQFRITSLNHRTVGHPSAAKSPAEPRFNAYPAVIGAAIGGMLFAAIVTALLLVYIIRNRNNNPRLHDMLFGLQHSQSRENINFPEDEVQLWLYPGHLHP; the protein is encoded by the exons ATGGTGGCCCAACTGCTAGGGCTGGCCTTTCCATTTCTGCTTACCAACCTGTTTGACTTATCATATG cGGTGGAGATCAATCCCAACGGGGAGGTGGTGTACCAGGATACCAGTGTGTATGGTGTGGTGAACAAAGCTGTGATCCTGGAGTGCGGTTCCACCTCACCTGACATGTACATATGGAGCTTCACCAAGCCTGGTACTGAAGCTATAAAAGCGGTGGTGTATGATTTGGGGCCAGGACCGAGGATCCAGCAGCTCGCCCAGACGCTCGGACAGCTGACAGTCATCTCAAAAAGTGCTGCTGTAAGCATTGAGAAACTGCCTCTGGCTGCACAGGGCCTGTACACCTGCCAGGCCTTCTATGACATAGACAAGGAGCCCAAAGTCTACTACTACTACGTGCACCTCACTGTCCGGG TTCCGGTCACTAAGCCTTACCTCCTGGTGAGTGATGTATCTCCAGTGGAGGGATCCACCATGTGGATGCGTTGCAATCTGGAAAATGGGACTGGACCGATCCAGTATGTGTGGCAACATGAAACCCGCAGTGGAAACATCTCAACCTTTGCACAGAGCAACACTAGCGTGGTCAACGTGACTGATGTCAACCGCAACCACACTGGCTGGTACCGCTGCGTGGTCAGCAATGCGGTCAACAGCGAGCGGTCCGACCGCATATGGCTGGATATCATCT TTGGCCCGGACATTCCTCAGATAGACGTGACCCCGTACACTCTGACAGAGCGAGGCTACTCGGCcctggagagagagactgttTCTTTACTGTGTCAAGCCCAGTCCAACCCTCCCAGTCAGTACGTCTGGTTCTACAACAACTCGCAGGTCTACACCGGGCCGCAGCTCACCATCACCAAGATCCTCCGCATGCACACCGGCGACTACGCCTGCTTGGCACAGAACACCTACCTCAATACACGCTCCAAAAAAACCATCAGCCTGACTGTCTACT ATCCACCTGATGGCTCCCCTTCCTGCTCTGTGGAGCCGGCTCTGAATCACACCTCCCTGAGACTGCACTGCTCCTGGTCTGGTGGATTCCCCTCTGCCTCCCTCCACTGGACCAGAGATCTGAAACGTGTGAGACAAAATGACACCAACACGGGGCAGCAAGCAAATCCCCTGACCAACACTGCCATCTTGCTGCCGTCTGAAGGCCTGACTTCCAacaatagtttgtttacgtGCATGGGCTCCCACCCTGCGCTCAAACAGTCGACAGAGTGCAGCACACACACGT ATGTTCCCCCTGCAGAGCCGGTGTGTTCTGCCTATGTGACTAATAACAAGCAGTACCTGATGCTGTCCTGCTCCTGGGATGGAGGGGCCCCGAAAGCCTTGGTGTGGTGGGAGGGTCCAGGTGGCCAGGGCAAGGGCGGGGAAGAGAACTCCAACATCCTGATCCTTCGCTACGGCACTGCCCACAGTGAGAAACCCTACACCTGCCATGCTAAACATCCACTTCTGGTCCAAACCAAGACCTGCAGGCTCACACTGG AGGCCCCTGTGTTGCTGACTCAGCGCAGAGTTGTGTCTGTATATGAAGGGAGTGACGTCCAGCTCACCTGCAACCTGAGAGCCAACTATCTTCCTGTCAGTGAAATAACCTGGTTTAACAATCAGGGCATAGGTGTGGAGGATACATCCAAGTACACGCTGCTGCGAACATCTGCATGGGCCAATCTGACTGTGCGAGACACAGAGGAGACTCAAGACAGCGGCGAGTACAGGTGCTCCACTTCCAACGCAGTGGGAGGAACTGAAATCAATGTCACATTAGTGGTCAAGA gGCACCCCATGCCACCCAACACAACCCTGGTCAAAGTGACATACAACAGCCGAAAGCGTAACGAGGTGGAGCTTGAGTGGCAGATAGAAAACCAAGCAGAGAAAGGAGGCAGCTGGACAGGTTTTATCCTGGAGCACATGTGGGTGTCAGAACGGCCAGGGAGGAGAGGCAGCAGCAATGATTCAAAGAAGGAGACGGAGGAAAGAATTGGCCCCCCAGTCTGGTACCGAAACATCATCCAGGACCCGGAGGTCAGAAGTCATACAGTAGGGAGCCTGACACCAACTGTTACCTACCAGTTCCGCATCACATCTCTCAACCACCGCACTGTCGGACACCCTTCAGCAGCAAAGAGTCCAG CTGAACCACGCTTCAATGCCTATCCCGCTGTGATCGGAGCAGCTATAGGGGGGATGCTCTTTGCAGCCATTGTCACGGCGCTGTTGCTCGTGTACATAATCCGCAACCGCAACAACAATCCTC GGCTACATGACATGCTGTTTGGCTT GCAGCACAGCCAGTCAAGGGAAAACATCAACTTCCCAGAGGACGAG GTCCAACTATGGCTTTACCCCGGGCATCTTCACCCTTAA